gtcgttaaacacaggtgttccgtttcatgcacctcgtgccagcttgttaccaagtattttactttgtatgtgGTATTTCCTTTGCAGGGggcatttattcattttttgacGTATGGCTGTcaatttggataacccattagtgaccactgggatggagcaattaagtgtcttgcccaaggacacatacgcccacaatggtagcagcgtcgggCCACGGCACcggaaatatatatatatacactatatGTCATCGTAAATACCAGCAGTGACTGAAGAGGTTTCCGCttcgtaataaacaaagcTGTATGTTTCAAACGACAACAAAGGCACCAGACACTTCAGATTTGTACAATATGTatagatttatatttgtttctaaaAGAAAAGTTTAGAGTGTTAAATTTATACTTGAGATGCAATCAATaaaaattgagaaaaacagttgacaaaaaaacaagagagctGACCTATAATGTAAGTTTATTAAGACTATATTATACTCCGCAGAGTTCCTGAGTCGCATTaccataaataaattttaaaaccatttgcACCGTTGCCtgaaaaaaaaggttacatTAAATGGTACACACCCGTTATCTTAGCTTTCCGTATTTGGTTTATATATAAGGTTCTTCAGATAAGTTTATCATGTGTGGTATTTGGGCTATATTTGGCTGTAATTATGATGCGGTTGATTTGTATACGGCTGCTTTACGAGTTTCTCACCGTGGACCTGACAACTTTCGAATCTGCAATCTTTCGCAACTGCGTAACTGTGTTTTGGCTTTCCACCGATTGCAGATTGTAGGAGGGAGCGGTGGCATGCAGgtggatattttttaatgactgtcgttttcctgtagttcccttctcttcgttatttaaatattatcttcgctattgttttcgaagagatatataaaaataatatcgGTATTTCTATAccaactttataataaaaacggAATATTGTCTGGCGCTGTAGCAAAGTGGTTTGCGCGCATGCCTGTAGtaaaccagaggtaatgggttcatgGCTCCtgccgctaccattgtgggcatacctagggcacgaggtgtatgaacacccgtgttatatcgactgtcgtttccggtCACACAAGGATAAGGTAAGtttcaatcattcattcatttatagtATGTGTTATGCTTGTAACGTTAGCCAAGAACGTTATGTTTGTAACGCTAACCGAAGCGCATtcaaattcattcatttaatacaTGTGCCATAAGTGATACACCGCACgcttaaatttacattaagtTCATTACAGCCGATGATCTTGAAACAATACCCTCACCTGATACTATTATGCAACGGCGAAATCTATAACTACAAACAggtaaacataaacataataaattcTAAAGGacaaattgttttatgaaaCCTTGTATTTCAGCTTCAGGAAGAATTCAGTTTTTCCTATGAAAGTGGTAGCGACTGTGAAGTAATAGTTCATCTGTATAATAAATTCGGAATTAAGGTATAGAACTGTAGGGTAACATGAGATACTGTTAGCAACTAAATCACATATTTTCTTATCGTGTATACTGtatagcaattaacaacgtctTTGTAGTGTCGTGAGGCTACAGTTCTATATATTTtcgtaattaaattttttaacgaACCTATATAGTTTTGAATGTGTACCAGCAAGTTGatgttatataaacaattcCTACAAtatgtcatatagtagggtggggaaagaagggacacctttagtacataacatctgaataccctgatcgtattttaatcaatttacaacggttgatgggagttgtgagaatatgCTTTtgcaattctttgaatgttctttgtttactaccaaataagacaagaaaatgaaaaaaatgaaaaggtgtctcatctttccccattttGCTATATTGCAACTCACTTGTTAAAAGCATAACTAACGTTTATCTTCTTACAACTAGAAAGCAAGCCAGCTATTGGATGGCGTATTTGCATTTCTTATAATCGATACAGCCAACAACTCCGTCCTGCTATCACGTGACACCTTTGGTGTGCGTCCTcttttttatgacgtcacgaaaaataaTATTCTTGGTGTATGCTCAGAGGTTAAAGGtaatattataatgttttaaaattttataacaaattttaaatataattttataaaaaaaattaaatttaatgttataacaatttattaacaaattttgttacaattttaTGATAATTTTATGATAACATTTtatgataattttaaaacagaacccattataattttataacaaattttattataattttataacagattttaatataatgttataacaagttttattatcatttacagcaaatttaaatttaatattataaaaaaaatgttacagtttAATAGCAAGTTTTGATAACTTTACGACAAATTTtagtataattttataacaaattgtattaaaatgttatagaaaattatattacaattttataaaaaaattattataataatataacaaattttgtaattttttaaaacaagtgttgtcataattatttaaaagcat
The nucleotide sequence above comes from Ciona intestinalis unplaced genomic scaffold, KH HT000985.1, whole genome shotgun sequence. Encoded proteins:
- the LOC101242274 gene encoding asparagine synthetase [glutamine-hydrolyzing]-like, yielding MCGIWAIFGCNYDAVDLYTAALRVSHRGPDNFRICNLSQLRNCVLAFHRLQIVGGSGGMQLQEEFSFSYESGSDCEVIVHLYNKFGIKKASQLLDGVFAFLIIDTANNSVLLSRDTFGVRPLFYDVTKNNILGVCSEVKGLCDFKINGHKAFQPQHLPPGHSMVCKISEDGKVSKAAPVQFHRIGKMPAHFLHQANKLNN